Sequence from the Phragmites australis chromosome 6, lpPhrAust1.1, whole genome shotgun sequence genome:
ggaaaaaAGAGACTGGTCAAGCTCCAAAGATTCGCACAGAAAAACAGGTATTTGAGATGGTAAAGAATACTAaagttgtccttggaaagggcAAGGTAGTACAAAATTTCCGAGTGGAAAAGCAGCTTCTATGTGGACAAAGAGATCAATATTTTGggacctaccttattggaaggaCATGGAGGTTCGACACGCactcgatgtcatgcacatcgaGGAAAACTTGTTgaatagcttgattggtaccttactagatataCCAAGAAAGGCAAAcgatacactccaagcatggaTGGACCTGAAAGATATGAAACTCAAGAAGGACCTGCATCCTAAAGAACTAGACAACTAGAGAAAGTGGCTTCCTATGGCTTGCTACATTCTGTGCGGTTGCTTGCATGATGTTAAAGTTATGTCCGGATACTCCGCCAATGTAAATAGACTAGTATCGATGAAtaatttgaaattagttggcatgaaatCTCATGACTAccacgtgatgatgacacagtTGCTTGCAGTTGCAATAAGGGGCATTCTGCCGGAGAAAGTCTGAGATCCGttataaagttgtgttcattcttcaatacaATCTCAAAGAATGTCATCGATCTGTTAAAATTAGAAAAGTTGTAGGATGACGTGGTCCATGCTCTATAGCGGCTTGAGATGTGTTTCTCTCCatatttttttgatatcatgacccatctcattgttcacatcgtaAGAGAAAAGATCTTTGGCCTCGTGTTTcttcatcagatgtaccctttcgagaggttgataggggttctgaagaaatgtGTTCATAACTAAGGTTgaccggaaggttgcattgccacAGGTTGGGGAACCAATGAGGTCGTTGAGTTCtgcatcgactacatgaatctcaaaccGACTGGTGTCCATGTATCTCGCTGTGAGAGGAGGCTATAGGGAATAGGGACAATAGATGCGAAATTAGTCCGTGCAACTGATCGTGTTTCCTTCCTTCAAACACATTtcgtagttctgcaacaatcagttgtaatGGGCCCATATGTCAATATACATGTGAACATACTACTCACCAAAAACCCAACAAAGTCAGAGGATAGACACATGATGGGGAAGGATACAGAGGATTCTCAGTTGAAACTATTTCTCATGAACCGTCAATTACAATTCtaacattccaaggatatgatatcaatggatatacattttatacgagagcacatgATGACAAGTaccaaccaaaatagtggtgtaTGTATCGATGCCTACGACAATAAtggcaatagggagacctactatggattaaTAGAGGAAATTTGGAAGCTCCAGTATAGACCGTTGAATGTCCCTCTTTTTCGGTgctaatgggtcagactcccaggagGATTGAACATTGACAAATATGATATGACTAttgtggacctcaaactcgccggttacagagaagaaccatttgtacttgccaatgatgttacacaagtcttctatgtaaatgaCCAGGTGGACAAGTAGcgccacatggttcttcaatGAAAAATAAGGATTGTCGGAGttaaaaatatcatcaatgagAAAGACTACAATAAATTCGACGACctccctccttttggagagaacgTTGACCTAATTTAAATAGAAGACATTGAGGAAGCTACTTGCATACACCGTGATCATAAGGAAGGTCTAATCATTTACTGAAAATACTTTGATGTATTCATTAAGGATtttctttaatttgtattaattaataaCATGTTATATtgtattaattattaattaaggATATATATGTTTTAATGTAATACTATTTTAATAAGCTATATGAATACTGTAAAAAATACTATACAAAATAGTAAGAACATGCTTTAATGTAAATACTATGATTTAATAAACTACatgaaaaagattaaaaaaaatgccTCTAAATATCACTATCGGATGTAGTTTaggaccggtagtgatacagGGTATCACTGATATGCctaatatcactaccggttacaGTATACAACCAGTAGTGATGTTAGGGTATCACTTGTGGTTCTATAGTACAACTGTCAGTGATACATTCGAGAATAATTTCGGTGCCCCCAACGCCTAGTCGCAACACTCAAAATTTCCAACTCCCAATGCTCGCCCTGATGCCTACCAACCCAATGCCCCACTGCCCTGGTGCTCCGACAACCTGTTGGACTGAGAAtagtgactagaggggggtggaTAGGTGTCTCAACCAATTCTCTCGAAACAGATGGCCTTAAAACAAAGAGCGGATCCAAATTTTTAGGGGAcacaaatcaaaacaaaaactCAAACGAAAGTTTGGCTCTCATGGATGCATATGAACACTAGATTTCATTGAAACTCAGTCTAAGAGTCATGGCcaaaaaagattgcaacttgaGGAAAAACCACTTAACACTAAGAATCAAGTCACCAGGTGCAGAAATTGTTCAAGTTAAtagatctagaggcaagagagatTAAAGACCATTCTAAAAGTGAATTTTATGCCTGCTGTACCTGTCATGCCTGTCGGGCCGACTGTGTCACCGAGCCGCAATCGTGCCCGGGCTGACCCGACAGGGCACGGTGACCGacaggccgtgccgtgggccgagggggagGCACGCAGGCTGACACGGCACAGTCCGTTACCATAGCCGGGCCATTCTGACCGTGCCGTAGCCGGGCCAGCTGGGCCTGACCCGTGTTGGGCCGGCCCGAGTAGCCCATTTGATCCTCTCTAGTGTTTTGTACAtgttctatttaaaaaaaaaatacagttcTATACATGTTTTTGTCTCGGTACTATCTGCTGACGTAAAATGGATATCTGCTGTTTGCAATAAAACGAAAAATATGTAGAAAGCAAACACCTTAAAATATGTTTACCAACCGAATGTAAGGCCGTCCAAACAATACATCCACAACAAATTCCCCATCCCAGCACAATTTTGTCGCCAGGGTGAGCAAACATCACAAACAGATTAAGTAGCAAGAAACGAACAAACATATCATCAGACTGCACAAAACTACTAACAGGTGTGTGTCTTCCACACCATGAATTGCCCAAAAAAACCACCACAAGTTGACCCGTCTGATCGTATCCCGCTATCGAATGGCAGCGCCCTCGCACGCGAGAAGCTCTTGCCTGGCCTGCATGGAAGCGACTGTGGCGATGTCCGCTCCACCGGTGGTGGCCTTGATCTGCTGGTGGTGGTACAGTTGGCGTAGCCGTTCAATCTCCTTCTTGAGTGCCTCTTGGTGAGCTGCATTGCACCGCATGTTTGGGATGAGATTAAATAGACGCCTTATCATCATGACTTGATTAACTTTGATAAAAGAGTTACTTGTGCTGATTCAAATGCATTCTTTGAAAAATTCAGTGTTCTTTGCTAGTTTGCATTAACAGAGCACGACAACCTGAGTTTTCTTAGTTTTTCTCTATGCCTATCCACTGAAAGAAGTATGCAGAATGTAGAATAATAAATAGACAAATTCTAGCCAAAATGAACTAAAGGATCTGATACCATCTTTGAAGATCTTGTCTTGGGCGAGTGCGGCAATTCTTTGCTTGAGATGGCTGTTGCCGACGGTTAGCAGTGACCGCTGGTGATCGAGGAAGGCCACGCGAGGGGACAGTGCTGACACTTCCATCTGCAGTAACgaccaatcaatcaaacaaacGGATCTCAAACTTAAGTAGGTATGTTTCTTTCAGGATGTATCTGAATTCTGGAATGCCTCAACAGAATACTTTGGCTGATGAGTAACTAATGGTAGAGTTGAATTACAACATCACACAAAAAAGTGGAGAACTAGTGATTCTTGCAGTAACTAAATCAAAGCATCAGATGGAGAAGTAGTCAATGTATGGCctaattttttcttttgatttctttgttgtttgTGGCGTGTATCCATGAGACTGGGAGACAATTGATCACCTGGAGACTGGTGACACTGCGTTCAAGCTCGGAGATGTACTGCAGCTTCCTAACTCTTGACCTCTGAGCTGACTGCCTGTTTGCCAATATCCTGAAACAAAACGACCCATAGAACAGAAGAGAATTAttcctattttttaattaactttATGGTGGTGGGGACATTATGAGCAATACATGCATGCGGAGTAATAATTGTGTACATTTCTTTATTTCAGAAAACAAAATTGACAACTAAGAATGGAAATTTGTCTTTTTAGATAATGGTGCAAAATTGTTTGTTCCTGCCTAAAAGTTAGTACCACAATTTCctgtaaaaaagaaaatgtataATCTTGTGTTGCTGACGAATAAGATGTGCAAtgttgataaataaatacaaatttACGGGCCAGAATTTTGAAGCTTTTCTGTTCCTTTTTGTTCTTTGAACCTATTTGCAAAAGTAACTTCCTTTTCGAGGGCTTAATTATTACTGCTCCCTAGTAACTATCAGTTGTTAATTTGAAATCTTAGTCCAAGAGATGAACACCTTCCAAAACGACAAACACACTGAGACCACAATGACAAATTAATCTGGTATTTAATAATTACTGTTTCACCATGGTAGATTTGTTGTAGATGAAGAAGAGTAGTGCAACCCAGTAAACTGTACTATAGTAATTTATTACTCCACTCTACGCAAGTTGCAACCAACCTCTTGACCCTCTTGGGGTCAGCGACGCCGTCCGCGGCCGCCTGAGCTGCTGCCGCCGGCGACGTGGCTGCCATTCCGTCCTCCGCGTCCCCCATGTCCATCAGGTGCGCGTCCCCGGCCCTCTCACCACCGGCGCCGTCGGAGACGGCCGGCGCGTCGACGTCGGAGAACATGGACATGAGCTGCTCGTCGTCGAGCCGGTCGAACTCGCCGCCGATGGCGTCGTCCATGGGCACGGCCTCGAGGAACGCCGCCGACTCGCTGGCCGAGCGGCGGTGCGCGCCGCGCCTCGCCGCCGCGAACCCGAGGaactcccccgccgccgcccccgcgctCGGCGCCCTCGGTGGCAACTGCGCCATTTCTTGAGCTCTTCTTGGCACAAACACCACCGCTGCTCCCGGCTAGCTAGCTATTTCTCGCTTTTCCTAACAACGCGAGTGTTATCACAGTGTCCTAGCTAGACTATTGCTTCGCTGTGTTAATATGTATACTGTGTATGTATGGCTGGCTGCAAGTGTAGGTGTGGATCCATATATATGTAGAATATATTGTGGGTGTGTGAGTGCACATGCATGGTGATGGTGGGGCGCATCGCATTTGCATCAATGCGTGAGAGTGCATGCCATGAGTTGGTTGCTTGTGGAGCTCATTTCTGCAGCATCATGCATGTGTTTAGGAGTTAGGACTCCTACCCTTCAAGATCCAAGAGATATGGTGGTTAGCAGTAGGGTCAACAATTCTCATGTTCATGCCAATGCATATGCATTGCTAAAGTCAGCAACTTTACCAGCTCTACTACACCATTGTTTTActgcttgcaaaaaaaaatgttgatgcTATTATATATGTCACCGGTAATAAGTTACCCAGAGTGAGTTAGGATCCATTAGTTTGTTTGTTTTATGGAGAAGGTTGCAAGTAGCAGTAGGAAAAAGGATGTAAGTAGTGCCCGAGTGAGCCTGTGGAGACCACATGCGTACGTATTCAGTGGTATTATACGTTTCTACGGACTAGAGGTCTCGAGTCTTCCAATCTCTTCTTATCATGTGTATGAACGTGTATGCGTGTGTGCTATGTGAGTATAAAATACGTGGGTAATATGCATCCTCTTTATGCCCTCTAAAAATGAGGATGGAAGTCACATGatggaggaaggagaaaaaacaGCTAGCAACAGCTGAGAGACTCAAGCAAGATGGTGTACACGAGTAGAATAGATAGACTAGTAGTGTGATACTATTTTTCTTTGCCCAGTAGCTAATCATGGAGTTGCAGGCAGGGATCGCTTCTGGATTTCAGACTTTGAGCTCATCAGCTGGCAGGCAGCTGCAGCAGTTCAACAGGCCGGTCTCAACAACCACGTGCTGGACCAGAAAGCGAGAGAGGTTATCACTTGCTGGTGtgctatttttttcattttagcccttattttaaaactatttttactGATAGACCTCAggcaaaaaaatttgcaaaaattgacCCCTTACCTTGGCGTCGTATCCCACGTGTCGCCAAGAGTACATAGCTCAGCCTTCTGACACAACATCTCATCCTACGTGGTATACCTCAGCGGTTTGCCAGAGGATGTCGAGCTATGTACCTTCGGCGTTTTGGGCGCATACGCCGAGATTTGGATTCATTTTTGGAGATGGAATAGGGGTTTATTTATGAAAAATGTTTACCAAAAGGgctaaattgaaaaataaaatcacaTTGCAATTGCCAGGCAGTTCAGATTCTGCATCACTTTACATTCCAGATCCAGATTCTAGCATGGAGATAAGGATGAAGCATAGCTAGGTGCTCAATTTCTTCATGTACACAGGTTCTTGAATGAACAAAGGACAATGCCAGAAGGATGGATTATTATATATCTCTACATTACATGGTGTGATTTTCTTAGCATTACCGGCCGGAGTAATTAGATGATGCATACGAACGGGAGGACAGCTCAGATGGGAATAAACTGGAATGGCGGGCATATGTGATgctttatattcttctcctctGTCATGCGCTGTCTGTTACCAGGATCGAAAAtaaagctatatatatatatatatatatatatatatatatatatatatataggaaaactagtatgtactcctgggtgtatgtactcccacctctcatataccacttttacacgtgtgttatacttctttatcactttaaatatactttattagtaattataagatactacaatacaaatcccatgaaattttttatgaaattctatgatttttatcataatttgcgtatatacttcttttatgtataaatgtataaaaaatagtatatagcaaaaataaaaggctaacattgaattttttttcttacaactcatattggagtatcttagaattagtattagagtatactaaaaatgataaaagagtataaagtgtttgtttaggtggtatattgcatgtgggagtacatactcctaggagtatagaataggtgtcctatatatatatatatatatatatatattgccgGGGCGGGCGTGCATTACTCAATGTGGCTGAAAAGACGCATTTAGGTCTCGTCAAACGGTTAGTTAACGAGACAACATTTAGGTTATTCTTGACTCCAAGAAAGTACATCGTCCTTTTCCGTTCAGGATCTGTTTGGAACACGAGAATTTTACACAATTTTTTCTGCAGCAATTTAACTGGAAATTATTGTGCTCCTAACAATCCCTTAGTTCTAGCACCAttaagagaaagagagagagtagCAATAAGGCGTCGTCGCAAGCAAGTGCTCCAGGCTCAACAAAGGCTCAAATAATGCGGTGCCCCCCATGGCCATGTGCGCGCTGGCCGTATGACATTCTCACGAACAGTGCCGATCGCTCCACATGCGCGTCACATGGACCGGCTTCCGCTTTCCTCCATTGCTACCTTGCTCCCAACCCAACGTGTCCTCACTAGCTAGTTACATCCGGGCAGCTGGCCTTTGCTTTGCATATATTCATGGTGCCTTCCTTGCATTGCTCACCCACTTACATAACCACATAAATATTATATTCCTCTACCATTGCTTATCCCTtgtgcctctctctctctctcactcacaatGCGTGTCGATCTTGCTGTCCCACGGCAGTCgttgcagtttttttttaaccCAAGTAGAGGAGTTTACTCGTGAACATGTTTCTTTTTGCCAGCCAGCGGCACATGCATGGCGGCCCCTTGCTTGCTTTGTGTTGAGGGTTAGGGTGACGCAAGACATGGCTATCGACCGAGCGCCCAGTTCTTATGTAGTGGTAGCTCCTGTCTCCATTATTATTTATGAACGACAGGTTTTCATCTTGTTTTGTCCCTTGATTTGACATAAACAATGTCAACTATATATAGCAGTGCTGGAGTACATTTACGAGATGGCCAACGTAATAACAAACCATAAAACAATGGTTGCAAGTTGCAACGTCGTCGGAGTTTCACACGAAACAATTCAACTCCCACAAGAATcggtggaaaaaaaaaagaccatgTGTTCCAGGCAGGGCCTTAAGGTGCAAAGAAAGCTTTATGCCTCAGTTAAAAAATCAGCTGGCTGCTCCCATGCGGCTCCTAAATCCTACTAGCACTATCAtagaaacaacaaaaatagacGGAGTGTTATAAATTATTTCTCAGGACCTGTCACTGTCAAAATAGCTATAAACGATTGTT
This genomic interval carries:
- the LOC133922342 gene encoding basic leucine zipper 19-like — its product is MAQLPPRAPSAGAAAGEFLGFAAARRGAHRRSASESAAFLEAVPMDDAIGGEFDRLDDEQLMSMFSDVDAPAVSDGAGGERAGDAHLMDMGDAEDGMAATSPAAAAQAAADGVADPKRVKRILANRQSAQRSRVRKLQYISELERSVTSLQMEVSALSPRVAFLDHQRSLLTVGNSHLKQRIAALAQDKIFKDAHQEALKKEIERLRQLYHHQQIKATTGGADIATVASMQARQELLACEGAAIR